The Notolabrus celidotus isolate fNotCel1 chromosome 16, fNotCel1.pri, whole genome shotgun sequence genomic sequence TCCTGATTACACCTTACCCTTCTTTTTGGATGTTTCTGAAAAACCACACTCAGTCAATGCGgtgctttttcaaaaaaaggggggggagaGACAGGTGTTGTCATATGTGAGTGTAACATTAGACGCAACAGAGAACAGACATGATTGATCGGGTGAAAGGGTACAGATACCTCCTGGTGGCGGTGGATGCATACACCGGCTGGCCTGAGGCTGTACCAGCTAAAAAAGAGGATGCACAAACAGTAGTGAAGTTTTCGATTAACCACTACATTCCCACACATGGTTTCCCTAAAAAGATTCGATCTGATAAtggcacacattttaaaaataaacatctacAAGCAGTAGAAGCCCAGCTGGGTCTAAAACATGCCTTTGGAACTGTGTATCACCCACTGTCTCAGGGAAAGGTAGAGAGAATGAATCAGACCCTAAAAGGTAAAATCAGCAAAGTGTGTGCACAAAACAAACTTAGCTGGGTGGATGCTCTCCCACTGGCTTTGATGTCAGTAAGGAGCTCAGTTAGTTTGCGGACAGGATTCACACCATATGAACTTATATGTGGACAGCAGTTTCCTGGACCAGGAGCTGGTGTTGTTATAGCACAGGAAACTCCTTTCTTGGCCTATAAGCCATATTATGATCAGCTCACAGCCCTTGTTTCAGCATTTTCCGCCCAGATCGCAGAGATCAGAGGGGGTGAGGAGAAGCCGCTTCCCCCTACCGACGCTGAGTGGGTGCTCCTGAAGGTCATCAAACGGAAGTGGACGGAACCTAGATGGACAGGGCCCTTTCAGGTGACGGAGAGGACAACTCACGCAGTTCGACTTAAGGGGAAAGGAAACACCTGGTTTCATTGGTCATTGTGTGCTGCAGCAGACCCTCCTGCGAGAACCCGAGCAGACATTCGCAGGGTTCTGAAAGAACAAGCATAAACTGTTCCTGGGTGGTAGAAAAAGgagacattttattatttagctTCGCTAACACTAAGAGTGTAGAGTCATTAGGTGTGAAGGCATAAAACAACTTACGTTGAGAGAAGTTCTGCTCAGCTACATGGAAGGTAACGGACTCCACTAGATGGCGCTATTTTGGCTTAATATTCATTAATTCTCACTATATTGATTGTTATgtcgtgttgttgttgttgtattccCTCCCCTGAAATATCTTGCAGTGACGACAAGTCCGTGGAACCTCACCAAGTGACCACGAGAGATTCCAGAAAAGACACCTTAAAAAGGTCTTTGCAGGGGTGGGACACCAAGAAGCTTGGTGGTTGGGTAAGTGGAAAGGTGTGCTCGTCTCGATGGGTGTTTCCCTGGCTGTTAtgttgtgtgtggtggtgttggTTGGTTGCTGTTGTATTCCCTGTATTAGGTCTCTCTGGAACCACGCCATCGTGGCCGCATTTGAGAAGCAGGGACCCCACGCTCGCTACCAGATGGTTGCGCTACCAGAACTTGGGCATTGTCGCAGAGGTGCCTACACCCTGGCAGTGGCTCCGCATGGGGATTCCGTGTGAAGTCCTGGTTTGTTGGTCTCAGGGAGCTGAGACCAAGAGGGGGACTTGTGGATATGGGACTCCACACCTCACTCTTACATACTCACAATTGTCACTAtttactcaatcacattcatttacttaatcatattatatcatattaattttactcatatagccaaatatactaatcatcacgagtgtttagatacaaatatagcgtgtactgaaaccatgcagcttggcactacggagaactgagacctgtacagtattgaggcctctgtcaccctgaacatctgagagagtggaaaagtactgagaaccaaagaacgccatgactgcatgtctgatagcggaaaaccataacaacaagaaggacctgaaggtcgtagtcacaacgacatatcaaaagtaagacgtaatgtagccaaaaacaggaaccagggccttgggagaattccatgcatcagcagacataggttcagtatcccagaaattaaggggggcaggtggcagaccacacgtagctgatgtgcattggtgaatgatgagagaacgttatccttgaggatagacaggaatgtgtgtgcgctaactttcacgtttcaggacaacttctcaggccttgaggagtatgatgggagtcagaacgaggaggacgtggacgcgcctcgggccaatgagggggaggcaacgccctcaaattatgcacaattcaaattcatcctgtgttaataaatactgggtcagggaaaaagtagtcagttcagacttcgcgaactgaacagcactgttgttgatcagggacacgatagtcagacccagagctctgtacactttgcaatttctactggtgtttagaataaagctgatttttgaaacttcaatacctcctcctattttcttcatcaaacgaacacgcgaggaccaggcattcagagaggtcctccaacaataccatagaccgtaaggtgaggtaaatcGTTAGTTTCCGTTTGCATCATATTGGtgaacaatgtggctaaaacattagttttggttagcatacTAATTCGGCAGGCTAAACAACACAGATactttcatattggatcctgtccagcaatcctAGCATTGAGTGGAGCATGTGAGTGCAACTTTACATTACCTGGTTCTCTGGTTTGATGAGAGCTAGACATAATAGGAAGCTACAAGTCaagcaaactttttttaaaaactgtcaaaaaCCATGGAGgttgaagtatttttttttttatttgaatgcaatataatacaatatactTTCTGGCTCCATGCGAGACTGGTCGATAAATACAGTAGATGTGGAGGAATGTTTTGGCATAAACAAGTGATTCTCAGCCAGTGAGTAAAGAAACTGCTGCTGAGAGGTCTCAAAATAATGCAATGTTGCTCCCATTTTTTTATACATCCGTGAAAGGTGCCAGCACCCACACATATTTGTTTGCAGGAATACTGGTATTTGTGATTgttaagatcaaataaatatgtttaaggTTATTGGGGAAATTCTAACCTTAAAAGTAAAAGACAATCTTTGAAGGCAGCAGTTTTGGTGTCCTTTGGGAAAATACAATCTCTCTTTTTTGGACTGAACTGCATTCTTCTTGGTTTTATTGCAACCACAAAGAATGCTGCAAATGATATATCTCCAGGTTACatcattcaaaaataaaactgtgacCTTTACATCAAATTTTAGTCTCAATGCAACACCAGCTGAGAACCACTGACTTAAAACTCTCTTGAGAATAGCAGGTAAAATGGTATTGCAGCAAAGAGTACACAGTGAAAGCAGCTAAAACCATGAGTACTGATGAGAGAAATGAGATCAAACAATATTAAACTGGCAGACAGAGGGCTTCTCGTCACGACAGTTTTCGTCAAACCACTTCCCGTTAGAGGTCAAGGACATGCAAACACAGTTGTGGGACGTCCCACCATCCGGCTGAGGGGACCGGGAGTTGGAAGTGTCCCAGTTTTGGTACAAAATACTGAAACCAGACGTGTCCATCCAGGTGCCCTCGGTCGTCATGTCGTTGACGCCAAGCCAGATCTGCTCATCTGGGCCGATGCTCTGGCGGATGTAGTCTCTGAGCTGGTCGTTTGCATCGCTAGATGTGGGCGTGCCAAGGACTCCACCCAGGGCGTTGCAGTCCTCACTGGCAGTGTGATAGCGTTTTCTCAGAGGGTCAGCCAAGTAACACTTGCCATGGATTTTTACGCCTTTCAAACAGActgaagagaaaaatgaaatgaaatgaaataaattgaCTTCAACTGTTTATCACTTTaatctttacttttttaaactcAGAGGTAATGCTTCTTTTTTGTTAATGTGATTGAAAGCAGTCAGATAAGCACCATGTACTCGATTGTGATGGACAACATGTTTGCAGGGACAACTGGATATCATTTTGTGTTCTGAACAAGAGGTCATAAAGGGTGTGCCATGTGCTTTCCAGACGAAGCACTGGCACTTTCAGAACTACACATGTATCCCATATGTCTGTATTTTTAAGAGAAGCATGCTCAGACTCTTGACTGCAACTTGAGCACATATTTGGTGCCCTGAACAATGTTTCTGATATCATAAATTCACACAGCTACAGCCTGAACTGTTAAATTAAACCACAGAACAAGTAAAGATTGCTTAAGGCCAACGGCAGCTTATTTATTCAAAGCTCATTAAACCTGGATTAATCTGTAAATCTTTGCTTCATTTATGCAACTAACGCAGATTATCCCTTTAGGGGATAATATGGGGTAACAAATATATCTTGTGCCCTTGTTTCTTATGTTTTCCTTATTTATGtactgtaaatgtaaatatatgtgGTTTTTGAAAGGTATTGCTCACAAATAGTTATCAATCTACTTATTTTGACACAGGGCCCCCCTCGTGTGTCCACTAGAAAACACAATGATAGGAGTCTTGCCTCATTttattctgcatttccagtAAAAATTAAATAGACCATAACTACTAATAATGGATTGATATCTCAGATAATTTATTTGCACAAATGTTCTTCTGTAAAAAGATCAAGTTTGTGATGCTGTGTTTAGGGGTTTAGCTTTACCTGTCTGCAGGGCTTGTTGTTCTTTCAGTAAGTTGAGCTCCTGGACAATGTCGTCGATCTGTTTCTGTAGCTCCACTACTGCAGGATCCTTTGTTATTTCTTATtccaacaacaaaaagacacaaagaaatTCAAATCAGGTGCATGAAAGTGTgagtagaaataaaaacagcacatttaacattatatgTTGTGTACCTTTTTTCAGTGGCTTCTTCCTCAGTGAAGTCTGCTGAACAGAGCTGTTCACGAGAAGCAGCACTCccatcagcacacacactcctttgAACTCCATGGTGAGACCTTTTTTTGAATGAAGCTGATccggtgtgtgtgcatgcaattTATTCATCTCCCTCTCAAACACCCTCCCTCTCATCTCTCCAGACGAGGACCAACTCTCAAGTCCAAAACCGCCCTTTGCATGCATAACAAACCAACCTCAGGAGCTTTCAAAggctggtgtgtttgtgtgagtgtcaTCTGGCCTCAGAAACTTCATATGGAAGGCCAGCACTGACCAAAGCCAGACCTGGGAGACAGGTGGAAACTGTGTGGAACAGCTGTGACATcagtacaagaaaaacaaataagtcAGTGAATCATTTGTTGCTTAAATGGCAAAATAAATGGGTTTGTGTTCAGTTGgcttgaaaaatgttttaatctttaaaaaaaaaggtggaaaaagaCTGGGTTTTGGAAGTTTTAAGGTACAGCATCATTTGGAAAAATTCAAATATTTCCAGGTGTTTTTGGCAGCAGAGAGGCACTGAAAATGAAAACCTCATAAATCATATCCCTTAAAGTGTCTTATGCTGCTTTGGTTCACCTTTATGCAGCAGTATACCTAATCTTAGTTTCTGCAACCATAAACCATTTTCTGagtagtttttttatttgtattttctgaGTTTTAGCTTTAAATTGGACTTTCTTTTGGACCTGTCTGCTCTCAGTCAGCGCACACACCCTCCACCAGTCTGAGGGAAGAGTGGAAAGGATCCAGAGTCACATCTGGTCTCTCTGTAGGACTTCCATTCTACACAACACTCAACTGACACGTGGCAAAAACAGAAGGATGCAGAGAGGGTGGACTTTCTGTCCTGACAGCACAGCAATGATTTCACGTGTGAAGCATGTGACATTTTAGAGTCTTGGAGCTGTATTGTAATTTATACACTATTTTACCATCACCTCATAATTACATTGTAATGTAGGGGTTGCAACCTGTGTTCTAGAGTAAGCACCATTCTCCTCTGGGCACTCAGTAGACCACAACAATATTAGAGGTGTGTACTATATTATAAACATCACCATGATACCCTGAAAAAATATGGTAAAATTAAGAGTACAGGCCCTGCTATCAAGTATCTAAACCTGTGATTAGTACTGTTATGGTATCTTTCAactgttttcactttgtcacCCTGTGTTTAAACTAGTATTAAGGGTGCAGACTGTATCATAAAGTATCCACATCATGAGTGGTTTTCAGGTCTTTTCACATGACCTTAAATAAGGTGGTTCCAAACTGATCACAGATAAAACTAAAGTCCATTGAGCTTTCATTTTTGGTACTTTTCTACGCCAACGAAAGAAAACAGTTGCAGCTCACAATGAAAAGTTCAAAGacaaaatattttaacaaatttaaagttttatttaaaaaaaaaatctgtatacATGTACATCCAAAAAAATGCTGCAGGAACTGTTTTTGTTCTTAACCAAGAAAGCCAACTTTCTGTCTCTTAGTTCCCAaactctcctcctgctgcagcagcttcatgaGAGGGGCATGGAGGGCTTTCCCCACTCGTTTACCTGCCTGGAGAcgataaaacaacaaattattACTTTACTTACATACAGCCTTGTTCACATATGCTAATTTTCAACCTTTGCTATCATACAGAATAAGGTACTCTATGATATTTAAGTTACAAAACCCACATCTTCCATAAGATCACCAgactgacacattttttttattaaggaaACAAAAAGTTCAAACAAACATCCGGTAGAGGCTCTGTACATCCTCCAGACTTTTTTAGCGGGGAGGTACTATGTATGAAATGTTGCCTCTTCTTTACATTCTAACATCattgtgtttatgttgttgtttatttaaataatactGTTATAAATCCATGGGAAAGAatgatacattaaaaaaatagaaccATGCCCTGAACATAAAGCTTCAGAGAAGCTGGCAGGCAGATTTTGCTGCCTTTAAATGGAGCCAGGTGAGCtgccttttttctgtttgtctgtgctAAGCTGAGCTAGCCAGCTGAAATCTGTAACTTCCATCAAAGGAGCAGCTGTGTGAAAGTGGAGAGTTTTTAAACTCCTTTATTTTTAACACGGCTaggttataaataaaaatacattgaaaTCATATCATGTTAATGCCTGAGATGAGAGGAGGCCAGATGGCTGAGGTGGAAGCCTGGACTTACCTCTGCCATTTCATAGATGCTCTCCGGGTCCAGGCTGCCTCCGCCCACCTTCCTCGTGCAGGTGACCATGCctttgtgtgtgacagagatgaTCAGGCTCGCCACTGAGCAGGCCTTCTCTTGCAGTGTTGCGTCCACGACATGCCTGTGACCTACCTGTAAGAGAAACAGATGATGTGAGGGAAGTCGAACAGTGTGTTAGTTTTACTATTACTCATAACAGTCCGCAGGAAGTGAGCTTACCTTGCACAATGTCACTATACAAGGAACGTTTTCTACATTGAGTCTCATGCAGTCATATGGATCATCTGACAGCTCaatttctttccctccttcatCATCAGATGATATGTGCACTCTGGGAATTCTGTCAGAAGGGTGACAAGGAGAATGTTTGTAACTGTCAACTTACTTCTTTATAAATTCATAGACACAAACTAATAGAAGGCAAACGCTTAACTTACTTTGTGTTGAAAAGTGCTGCCTTGATAGCTATTGAAATGGCATCATACAGGTTTCCATCACACTGCAGAAGCTGTGGAAACATGTTGACATTTCAACTTTAGTGTagaaaatacaaccaaacactaaaaacatttcaaatcaacagttgagtttttttaatctttctgcTTCTTACCAGCACGTCCACATACAGGACCCAGCAGTGCTCTCCTGCACTGATGCAGAGACTCTTCAGGTCCACGCTGTTTGTATTGTTGAAGACTTTGTACAAAGTGTTACTCAGCTCTGTCCCCagctcttcacctcctctgccCTCAAACTCAGGGGTGGCATTTGCTGAACTACAGTGAAAAGAAGATAgctgtttgtattcatttatagAAGAATAGTATTTGTTTGTCACATAAAAGATAACTGCACAGTGTGGGAAATAACACAACCGGTGGTACTACAGCACCTCCTAGTGGCAGGGTGTCCATATTTTTCTATCCTTATTCTTGCACTACTACTTGCTACtatgtgttgctgcaacaaccggaTTTCCCCAAAAATGTgcacaacaaacaataatttaaagtattattgttatcttatcttaggAAGGCATTATGTGCACCAAACCTACCAATCAACAAAGAACTCCAAGTAGCCTTCATTTGGCACCATGGGCCTTGGTTTTCCAATTTCAGCCTTAATTCCTACTAGAGCTGCTGTGTGCccctgagtgagagagagagaacaaatcATACCAGAAGATCTTAAATAAACGATaagtatggtggccctgaaggacaaaacaaatttaaaaaagatgaaacacttttacaaatttggagacaaatttacattttggaaaacattcttacattttataaattattacattagcaaaacacttttaccaagaccaaaacaaatttatatttaagaaaaacaaatttacaaaatcaaaaaaacacttttacaagcggtgagacaattttacaaacaataaagcacttttaccatttctgaaacaaatttacattaatttttaacagaaaaaggaatgtaccaaacgGAGTACAGAGTACTGAACGGCTAATTTAATGGGCCGTTTGCAGTTTCACTGTACCGCCCGTGTGTACTTAGACTTGCATGGCTTAATCTTTGAGACAAGCATATGCTACTGGCAGGATCAACCAGCTAAGCACTCAAGTTGGTTCCTACACT encodes the following:
- the LOC117827667 gene encoding tetranectin-like, whose product is MHAKGGFGLESWSSSGEMRGRVFEREMNKLHAHTPDQLHSKKGLTMEFKGVCVLMGVLLLVNSSVQQTSLRKKPLKKEITKDPAVVELQKQIDDIVQELNLLKEQQALQTVCLKGVKIHGKCYLADPLRKRYHTASEDCNALGGVLGTPTSSDANDQLRDYIRQSIGPDEQIWLGVNDMTTEGTWMDTSGFSILYQNWDTSNSRSPQPDGGTSHNCVCMSLTSNGKWFDENCRDEKPSVCQFNIV
- the exosc7 gene encoding exosome complex component RRP42 — protein: MATVQVSEAEKVYILHGIRDDLRVDGRGCEDYRHMEIETDVVSNTDGSAKVTLGHTAALVGIKAEIGKPRPMVPNEGYLEFFVDCSANATPEFEGRGGEELGTELSNTLYKVFNNTNSVDLKSLCISAGEHCWVLYVDVLLLQCDGNLYDAISIAIKAALFNTKIPRVHISSDDEGGKEIELSDDPYDCMRLNVENVPCIVTLCKVGHRHVVDATLQEKACSVASLIISVTHKGMVTCTRKVGGGSLDPESIYEMAEAGKRVGKALHAPLMKLLQQEESLGTKRQKVGFLG